CGGCTCCTTTTCAAGAACCTCCAGATTCCGGATTGTGGAGAGGATCCGCTCGCAGTGGTCCTTCCCGGGGCACTCGAGATCGCACGGGTCGATGTGGGTCACGACTTGGGCATTGCCCAGCGCCTGGGAAACCTCCCTTTCGAGGTGATCCGCCAGCCGGTGGGCGTCCTCCAGGAGGTACTGGCTGCAGACGACGACGTGGAAGTCCACGTGCTTCTCTGAGCCGGAGCGCCGCGTGCGCAGTTTGTGATAGTCGACCACGAGGGGCCGGTGGCTGTCGATGATGTGCCGGATCCTCTCCACCGTTTCGTTCGGGAGGCTGCGGTCCAGAAGGTCCCCCAGCGCCTCCCGGAGGATGGGAAAGGCCGCGGTGACGATATACCCGCCCACGATCACGGCCGCCCCGGGGTCCAGCCACCTCCACCCGGTCACGCGGTACGCGAGAAGGGAGGCCAGGATCCCCCCCCCCGACCAGACATCGGTCCGGAAGTGGAGGGAATCCGCCGCAAGAGCGGGCGAGCCGGTCTCCTCCCCCGCCTTCCGGATCCGCTCGGAGATGTACCAGGAGGCGACGACCGACAAGGCCATGACGACGAGCCCCGTGTCCACCGAGCGCGGGACGATCCCGGCGCGCAGCCGGCGGATCCCTTCCCAGACGATCCATATTCCCGTCAGGGCGACGACCACCGACATGAAGACCGTGCCGAGCGTTTCCACCTTCCCGTGGCCGTACGGATGGGAGGAGTCGGCGGGCTCCATCGACTTCCGGATGGAGAGGTAGTTCACCCCCGACATGAGGATGTCCGCCAGGTTGTCGAACGCGGAGGAGAGGATGCCCAAGGAGCCGCTTGCGACCCCGACGACAAGCTTGGTCGCGGCGAGGGTGACCGCGCTCCCCACGGAGAAGCGGGCCGTTCCGATCCGCTTCCGGTCCCTCTCCTCCTTCGGGAGCCCGTTCGCCATGAAAGTCCCCCGTCTCCTCCGGAAAAGATCCTCGTTCCCGATCTCCCTGCACGCCGCGGGATACGCGGATTGACAGCCTTCGAATACCTTTGCAAGAATAGCACATCAATTCCCGGGGGAGGGCGGACGTGGTCGCGAAGACAAAGAAGATCTGGCTGGACGGGAAATTCGTCGACTGGGACGCCGCGCAGGTCCACGTCCTCTCGCACACCCTGCATTACGGCGTCGGCGCCTTCGAGGGGATCCGCTGCTACAAGACCGAGGACGGAGGCTCCGCCATCTTCCGGCTCAAGGAGCACGTGGACCGCCTCTTCGCCTCGGCCCACATCGTGCTTCTTGCCATCCCCTACTCGCACGAGGAGATCTGCCAGGCGATCCGGAAAGCGCTGACCGTCAACGGCCTCACCGAGGGGTACATCCGCCCGATCGTCTTCATCGGGGACGGCGAGATGGGCCTTTTCGTGAAGACCAACCCGATCCGCGTGGCGGTGGCCGCCTGGGCGTGGGGGGCCTACCTCGGCGAGGAGGGGATCAAGAAGGGGATCCGGGCGAAGGTCTCCTCCTTCAACCGTCACCACGTCAATGCGGCCATGACGAAGGGGAAGATCAACGGGCACTACGTCAACTCCGTCCTGGCGAAGTGGG
This window of the Candidatus Deferrimicrobiaceae bacterium genome carries:
- a CDS encoding branched-chain amino acid transaminase — its product is MVAKTKKIWLDGKFVDWDAAQVHVLSHTLHYGVGAFEGIRCYKTEDGGSAIFRLKEHVDRLFASAHIVLLAIPYSHEEICQAIRKALTVNGLTEGYIRPIVFIGDGEMGLFVKTNPIRVAVAAWAWGAYLGEEGIKKGIRAKVSSFNRHHVNAAMTKGKINGHYVNSVLAKWEVVKAGYDEAVMLDTEGYVAEGSGENIFIVRHGILQTSSLTSILPGITRDSVLNIAQKLDIPVKESRFTRDEMYIADEMFFTGTAAEITPVREVDDRRVGTGKPGPITKKIQEAFFDIVHGKDALFAHWLDVLK
- a CDS encoding cation diffusion facilitator family transporter, whose product is MANGLPKEERDRKRIGTARFSVGSAVTLAATKLVVGVASGSLGILSSAFDNLADILMSGVNYLSIRKSMEPADSSHPYGHGKVETLGTVFMSVVVALTGIWIVWEGIRRLRAGIVPRSVDTGLVVMALSVVASWYISERIRKAGEETGSPALAADSLHFRTDVWSGGGILASLLAYRVTGWRWLDPGAAVIVGGYIVTAAFPILREALGDLLDRSLPNETVERIRHIIDSHRPLVVDYHKLRTRRSGSEKHVDFHVVVCSQYLLEDAHRLADHLEREVSQALGNAQVVTHIDPCDLECPGKDHCERILSTIRNLEVLEKEP